A genomic window from Sulfurospirillum multivorans DSM 12446 includes:
- a CDS encoding L-aspartate oxidase has protein sequence MKYDVIVVGSGISGMRAAIEAKELGANVVLITKSSPSANNSFMAKGGINAAFGNMGDNDNIFQHINETLKSSVDIGNEESIRIFCEQAPAAVRELVGYGVKFSRLESGKLAQRPFGGSKFKRTVYASDETGPAIMKALYEVIKEYEIDIIKNHMAINLIMKNNIISGITLFDEESQKVVVCEGKSIILAMGGFGSLYRNYTSNVKDATGDAIAIGLRAGLKAMNLEFVQFHPTGLEGTNFLLSEAARAEGGKLVDENGDSFVDELNTRDFVTRAIFKEMQKGNKVYLDLRDVPTEVIDTKLVSIKKRVYTLKKLDPSKDLIPVTPVAHYTMGGIQTDVIGKTSIKGLFIIGEAGDNGVNGANRLGGNSLSQGAVFGKISAYEAIKFANKMKKFNGVDYYDITNDIHLVERLEALAKHVDANALRNEIGQIMFEKIGIIRTEADLQSALKRFEEMEESMETMQSDKPSTIKSILELINVLVVAKAVAKSALLREESRGSHFRIDYPEKDRKFKTNTLIGLGDL, from the coding sequence ATGAAATACGACGTCATTGTGGTTGGCAGTGGTATCTCAGGAATGAGAGCTGCCATTGAGGCAAAAGAGCTAGGTGCCAATGTGGTTCTGATAACAAAGTCTTCCCCATCGGCCAATAATTCCTTTATGGCAAAGGGTGGCATTAATGCCGCTTTTGGAAACATGGGCGATAACGACAACATTTTTCAGCACATCAACGAGACGCTTAAAAGCTCTGTTGATATAGGGAATGAAGAATCGATTCGTATCTTTTGTGAACAAGCCCCTGCGGCGGTGCGTGAACTGGTGGGCTATGGTGTCAAGTTTAGCAGGCTTGAGAGTGGCAAACTTGCGCAACGCCCTTTTGGGGGCTCAAAATTTAAACGCACCGTGTATGCCTCCGATGAAACGGGACCTGCCATCATGAAGGCTCTGTATGAGGTGATTAAAGAGTATGAAATTGATATTATCAAAAATCATATGGCGATTAACCTTATTATGAAAAACAACATTATTTCAGGGATAACGCTTTTTGATGAAGAGAGTCAAAAAGTGGTTGTGTGTGAAGGCAAAAGCATTATTTTGGCCATGGGTGGGTTTGGCTCTTTGTACAGAAACTACACATCCAATGTCAAAGACGCTACAGGAGATGCCATCGCAATAGGACTTCGTGCGGGACTCAAAGCGATGAATTTGGAGTTTGTTCAGTTTCACCCTACGGGCTTGGAAGGAACCAATTTTTTACTCAGTGAAGCCGCACGCGCGGAGGGTGGTAAATTGGTCGATGAAAATGGCGACTCTTTTGTCGATGAGCTCAATACCAGAGACTTCGTCACACGTGCCATCTTTAAAGAGATGCAAAAAGGCAATAAAGTCTATTTGGATTTACGCGATGTGCCCACTGAGGTTATCGATACAAAGCTTGTCAGCATCAAAAAAAGGGTTTACACCCTTAAAAAACTAGATCCAAGCAAAGACTTGATTCCCGTTACCCCTGTGGCACACTATACCATGGGTGGGATTCAAACCGATGTGATCGGAAAAACCAGTATCAAAGGGCTGTTTATCATCGGAGAAGCAGGCGACAATGGGGTGAATGGTGCCAATAGACTTGGGGGAAATTCACTCAGCCAAGGAGCTGTTTTCGGAAAGATTTCAGCGTATGAGGCTATCAAATTTGCCAACAAGATGAAAAAGTTTAACGGCGTGGATTATTATGACATCACCAATGACATTCATTTGGTCGAGCGGCTAGAAGCGCTTGCTAAGCATGTCGATGCCAACGCCCTTCGCAATGAAATAGGGCAGATCATGTTTGAAAAAATTGGCATTATCCGCACGGAGGCTGACCTTCAAAGTGCCTTGAAACGATTTGAAGAAATGGAAGAGTCTATGGAAACAATGCAAAGCGATAAGCCCTCAACCATCAAAAGCATACTTGAGCTGATAAATGTCCTCGTGGTGGCAAAAGCAGTTGCCAAATCAGCCCTGCTTCGAGAAGAGAGCAGGGGGTCGCATTTTCGCATAGATTATCCTGAAAAAGATCGAAAATTTAAAACCAATACACTCATTGGATTGGGGGATTTATAG
- a CDS encoding malate dehydrogenase, giving the protein MGKSKRVGIVGVGNVGSTVGYSIAMRGLAHEVILCDHKVERAKGMALDMSQSAQAARMSTSVKVAETPAQLIDCDLVVVTAGSPRLPGMNRNDLLIKNAQIMKEVVRDIKTYSPNAIIIPVSNPLDVMVYVALKETGWERSRVVGMSGILDSARMAHYIQEAIFNKHKIEFGGQVRAQVIGGHGDTMVPLPRFTTVAGLPLTDFLDWNEINEIVSKTKNGGAEIVGYLQTGSAYYAPAKATSLMVESILQDKKLVYPCAVMLEGEYAYEDVVSGVPVMLGARGVEQVFAPSLDAEQDRLFAESIRSVRELIDVLNLNKFFETK; this is encoded by the coding sequence ATGGGGAAAAGTAAAAGAGTTGGCATTGTCGGTGTTGGCAATGTGGGTTCAACCGTTGGTTACTCGATAGCTATGCGAGGTTTAGCACATGAAGTCATCTTGTGTGATCACAAAGTTGAACGTGCTAAAGGGATGGCTCTTGATATGAGTCAGTCCGCTCAAGCGGCTAGAATGAGTACATCTGTCAAAGTTGCTGAAACACCTGCACAGTTAATAGATTGTGATTTGGTGGTGGTGACAGCGGGAAGCCCAAGGCTCCCTGGAATGAATCGAAATGATTTGCTCATAAAAAATGCTCAAATCATGAAAGAAGTTGTGCGTGATATTAAGACGTATTCACCCAACGCGATTATCATCCCTGTTTCAAACCCACTGGATGTAATGGTCTATGTGGCACTTAAAGAGACGGGGTGGGAGAGAAGCAGGGTTGTAGGAATGTCAGGCATTTTGGACAGCGCTCGAATGGCACATTATATTCAAGAGGCAATTTTTAATAAACATAAGATTGAATTTGGCGGTCAAGTAAGGGCACAAGTCATCGGTGGACACGGCGATACGATGGTTCCATTGCCTCGCTTTACGACGGTTGCGGGCTTACCTTTAACCGATTTTTTGGATTGGAATGAGATCAATGAAATTGTCTCCAAAACGAAAAATGGTGGCGCTGAAATCGTGGGATATTTGCAAACAGGCTCAGCCTATTATGCCCCTGCAAAGGCAACTTCACTGATGGTTGAGTCTATTTTGCAAGATAAAAAACTGGTCTATCCTTGTGCCGTGATGCTTGAGGGTGAATATGCGTATGAAGATGTTGTCAGCGGTGTTCCTGTCATGTTGGGTGCACGAGGGGTAGAACAGGTATTTGCCCCAAGCTTAGACGCCGAACAAGACAGACTTTTTGCCGAATCCATACGCTCAGTCAGAGAATTAATTGACGTCCTTAATCTCAATAAGTTTTTTGAGACAAAGTAA
- a CDS encoding ATP citrate lyase citrate-binding domain-containing protein — MAQRGICEYDGKAIFSKHWGKYFSGFHYGFRSVSVSSGDALRTKANEHGFEWLKQVPLVAKPDMLFGKRGKNNLVLYKTKKVGDVTLEDAAAWIDEKISYKTILLSGQKGTLNRFIVEPFTPHSEDQEYYISATTVGEDDVLYLSAEGGMEVEEGWESKVNEVVVPIMMDEANISHLIRANVPEGIPAENKERFITFAEQFYTFYRDMNFAYLEINPIVMIGNDMHIMDVVARLDDTAGFMMKEDWCGAEFPTAFGMEDQSTEEKAIADADAKSGASLKLIVLNPMGRIWTMVAGGGASVVYADTIADLSGNVSDLANYGEYSGGPTTDETRFYAETVLDLMTRHKDPKGRDKILIIGGAIANFTDVAKTFTGIIQALEVYADKMKTIGTRIYVRRGGPNYEKGLKEIKEAADRLGLSIEVYGPQTHITDIVRMALEH, encoded by the coding sequence ATGGCACAAAGGGGAATTTGTGAATACGATGGCAAAGCTATTTTTTCGAAACATTGGGGAAAATACTTTAGCGGATTTCACTATGGATTTAGATCGGTCTCAGTTAGCAGTGGCGATGCGTTGCGCACAAAAGCCAATGAGCATGGTTTTGAGTGGCTCAAACAAGTGCCTTTGGTTGCAAAGCCCGATATGCTCTTTGGTAAACGTGGCAAAAATAACCTCGTTTTATACAAAACAAAAAAAGTAGGCGATGTGACGCTTGAAGATGCGGCAGCTTGGATTGATGAGAAGATTTCGTATAAGACGATTCTTCTCTCAGGTCAAAAAGGCACGTTAAATCGCTTTATTGTAGAGCCATTTACGCCACACAGCGAAGATCAAGAGTATTACATTAGTGCCACAACGGTGGGGGAGGATGATGTACTGTACCTCTCTGCTGAGGGTGGAATGGAAGTGGAAGAGGGATGGGAGAGTAAGGTAAATGAGGTGGTGGTTCCTATCATGATGGATGAAGCCAACATCTCGCATCTGATTCGAGCCAATGTGCCTGAGGGCATTCCCGCTGAAAATAAAGAGCGATTTATCACATTTGCAGAGCAGTTTTATACCTTTTATCGTGATATGAATTTTGCGTATCTTGAGATCAATCCTATCGTAATGATTGGCAATGACATGCACATTATGGATGTGGTGGCACGGTTGGATGATACGGCGGGATTTATGATGAAAGAGGATTGGTGTGGTGCAGAATTTCCAACCGCTTTTGGTATGGAAGACCAATCCACAGAAGAAAAAGCCATTGCTGATGCGGACGCTAAATCGGGAGCTTCCTTGAAACTGATCGTGCTCAATCCTATGGGGCGCATCTGGACGATGGTTGCAGGGGGTGGTGCTTCGGTGGTGTATGCCGACACGATTGCTGATTTGAGTGGTAACGTGAGCGATTTGGCAAATTATGGCGAGTATTCAGGTGGCCCTACCACGGATGAAACACGCTTTTACGCTGAAACGGTTTTGGATTTGATGACCCGTCATAAAGACCCAAAAGGGCGCGATAAAATTTTAATTATCGGAGGTGCCATTGCCAATTTTACGGACGTAGCTAAGACGTTTACCGGCATTATCCAAGCCCTTGAGGTGTACGCCGATAAAATGAAAACGATTGGTACACGCATCTATGTAAGGCGTGGCGGGCCTAATTATGAAAAGGGTTTAAAAGAGATCAAAGAAGCGGCGGATCGTTTGGGTCTTTCTATCGAAGTTTACGGACCTCAAACCCATATCACGGATATCGTGCGTATGGCACTTGAACACTAA
- a CDS encoding citrate/2-methylcitrate synthase → MSALFTQETQAIFWNLNTSAIQRMLDYDYSVNRMKPSVAAIVAPTSNNKFEKFFYGADEIMVPIFRNTIDAANAYPQADILLNFASFRTAYDVTMEAIGIRGHFRMIMVTAEGIPERLARKMNQAGRDAGVVIIGPATVGGIAPGAFKIANIGGTIENIIASKLHRGGSCGLVTRSGGLFNELGNIIAMHADGIAEGIAIGGDRFVGSVFIDNLLRMEDNPNVKYLVLLGEVGGLEEYKVIEAVKSGRIKKPVIAWCIGTIAKYFSSGVQFGHAGASANADAETAGAKNKAMAEAGLHVPASFNDLPHTIAKVYTMLCEQGVIEKIIEPELRIIPKIRRGKEFICTISDDRGDEATYAGYPISSLATPETGFGIGDVIALLWFKKRYPKWATDYIETVLKTVADHGPAVSGAHNAKVTARAGKDMVSSLVSGLLTIGPRFGGAIDDAARYFKYANDNTMSASEFLDYMKKEGKTISGIGHRVKSVRNPDLRVSGLKKYAKAHFPQTSLLEFALEVEAITTSKKDNLILNVDGTIGVLMVDMWRSLGYAEHEIDNFIEAGTLNALFVLGRSIGFIGHILDEKRLGMPMYRHPTDDILYNVALADEI, encoded by the coding sequence ATGAGCGCTTTATTTACCCAAGAGACACAGGCCATTTTTTGGAATCTCAATACCAGTGCTATTCAAAGAATGCTTGATTATGATTACAGTGTCAATCGCATGAAGCCCTCTGTGGCGGCGATTGTAGCACCTACATCCAACAACAAATTTGAAAAGTTTTTTTACGGTGCTGATGAGATTATGGTGCCAATTTTTAGAAACACTATTGATGCCGCAAATGCCTATCCGCAAGCAGATATATTGCTTAATTTTGCTTCGTTTCGTACCGCGTATGACGTAACGATGGAGGCGATTGGTATCCGAGGGCATTTTAGGATGATTATGGTCACAGCAGAGGGCATTCCTGAGAGGCTTGCTCGAAAGATGAACCAAGCAGGGCGTGATGCAGGCGTTGTGATTATAGGACCTGCTACGGTGGGTGGCATCGCTCCGGGGGCATTTAAAATCGCCAATATCGGGGGAACGATTGAGAATATCATCGCTTCAAAGCTGCATCGAGGAGGTTCATGCGGACTTGTGACCCGTTCAGGTGGGCTTTTTAACGAGCTTGGCAATATTATTGCGATGCACGCGGATGGTATTGCTGAGGGCATTGCTATTGGTGGAGATCGTTTTGTTGGCTCTGTTTTTATCGACAATCTTCTTCGCATGGAAGACAATCCCAATGTCAAATACTTGGTGCTTCTAGGCGAAGTGGGAGGATTGGAAGAGTATAAAGTCATCGAGGCGGTCAAATCAGGTCGCATCAAAAAGCCTGTAATTGCGTGGTGTATCGGAACGATTGCGAAGTATTTTAGCTCAGGCGTGCAGTTTGGACATGCGGGGGCTTCTGCTAATGCGGATGCTGAAACGGCAGGGGCTAAAAACAAAGCGATGGCAGAAGCTGGCTTACATGTACCAGCAAGTTTTAATGATTTGCCACATACCATTGCTAAAGTCTATACCATGCTTTGCGAGCAAGGTGTGATTGAAAAAATCATCGAGCCTGAGCTTAGAATCATCCCTAAAATCCGTCGAGGAAAAGAGTTTATCTGTACGATTTCAGACGACAGGGGCGATGAAGCGACCTATGCAGGCTATCCTATTAGCTCTTTAGCAACGCCTGAAACGGGCTTTGGCATTGGTGATGTGATTGCGCTTTTATGGTTTAAAAAACGCTACCCCAAATGGGCAACGGATTATATTGAAACCGTTTTAAAGACGGTTGCGGATCATGGTCCTGCTGTTTCTGGAGCGCACAATGCCAAGGTAACTGCACGCGCAGGAAAAGACATGGTAAGCTCACTTGTGAGCGGTCTTTTAACCATAGGTCCTCGCTTTGGTGGGGCGATTGATGATGCGGCACGCTATTTTAAATACGCAAACGATAACACGATGAGTGCCAGTGAGTTTTTGGACTATATGAAAAAAGAGGGTAAAACGATCTCAGGCATTGGTCATCGTGTCAAGTCGGTACGCAATCCCGATTTGCGGGTCTCAGGCTTGAAAAAGTACGCAAAAGCGCATTTTCCGCAGACTTCATTGCTTGAATTTGCCCTAGAGGTCGAGGCGATAACGACCTCTAAAAAAGACAATCTCATCTTAAATGTTGATGGAACCATCGGTGTTTTGATGGTTGATATGTGGCGTTCACTAGGGTATGCGGAGCATGAAATCGATAATTTTATCGAAGCAGGAACACTCAATGCGCTGTTTGTTTTGGGACGATCCATTGGATTTATAGGGCACATCTTGGATGAAAAACGCCTTGGAATGCCGATGTATCGCCATCCAACGGATGATATTTTGTACAACGTAGCGCTTGCAGACGAGATCTAA
- a CDS encoding class I SAM-dependent DNA methyltransferase yields MQPKKDYFHEKSKQYEKEAARTNNVKNIGEAILERLTYDKTTTHVMDFGSGTGLLTEQIAPFVRKMTTIDISPSMNEALRAKKEQLGCELNMLELDLVSSELDENFDGIISSMTIHHVEDVQALFHKFHRLLNRGGTIALADLDKEDGSFHTEDMGVFHFGFDQEVFATWAQNAGFEDVSIEIVSVAKKPYGDYPIFLLTARKQ; encoded by the coding sequence ATGCAACCTAAAAAAGATTATTTTCATGAAAAATCAAAACAGTATGAAAAAGAAGCTGCGCGCACCAACAACGTCAAAAACATTGGTGAAGCTATTTTAGAGAGACTAACGTATGATAAAACGACAACCCATGTGATGGATTTTGGCTCAGGCACAGGGCTTTTGACCGAACAGATCGCTCCCTTTGTGCGCAAAATGACCACCATTGATATTTCTCCTTCGATGAACGAAGCGCTTCGTGCCAAGAAAGAGCAACTCGGGTGTGAGCTGAACATGTTAGAGCTTGACTTGGTCAGTAGCGAGCTGGATGAGAACTTTGATGGTATCATCTCTTCGATGACGATTCACCATGTCGAAGATGTACAAGCCCTCTTTCACAAATTTCATCGCTTGCTCAACCGTGGAGGTACCATTGCGCTGGCGGATTTGGACAAAGAAGATGGCAGTTTTCACACCGAAGATATGGGCGTGTTTCACTTTGGTTTTGACCAAGAAGTGTTTGCTACTTGGGCTCAAAATGCAGGATTTGAGGATGTCTCTATCGAAATTGTCAGCGTGGCGAAAAAACCTTATGGAGACTACCCCATCTTTTTACTCACCGCACGCAAGCAGTAA
- the amrB gene encoding AmmeMemoRadiSam system protein B: MNKHRKSAVAGMFYPDNCSEIKHFIDHFTKAMPPLELDVLPRALIVPHAGYIYSGYTANLAYHYTASKRSDIERVVVLGPSHRIYIAGASIALFESYHTPCGEIEIDLELSHALEKQFAFLSFNPLAHEEHSTEVQMPLIRHYFKHAKVVEIVYGDVTSGELSRLIDALLKDEKTLLVISTDLSHFYTEEEANALDQACIDAISHLDLHALTHGCEACGITGVKAMVQSALTRNFQAHFLDYRTSFARSNDASRVVGYASFVLG; this comes from the coding sequence ATGAATAAACACCGAAAAAGTGCCGTTGCAGGCATGTTTTATCCCGATAACTGCAGTGAGATCAAACACTTTATCGACCATTTTACTAAAGCAATGCCTCCGTTGGAACTGGATGTCCTGCCTCGCGCACTCATCGTGCCCCACGCAGGCTACATTTACAGCGGATACACCGCCAATCTTGCCTATCACTACACCGCTTCAAAACGCTCCGACATCGAGCGTGTGGTCGTGCTAGGGCCAAGTCATCGTATCTACATTGCGGGTGCGTCCATCGCCTTGTTTGAGAGCTATCACACACCGTGCGGTGAAATCGAAATAGACCTCGAACTCAGCCATGCGCTTGAAAAACAGTTCGCTTTTCTAAGCTTCAACCCGCTCGCACACGAAGAGCACTCCACCGAAGTGCAGATGCCCTTGATTCGCCACTACTTTAAACACGCCAAAGTCGTTGAAATCGTCTATGGCGACGTTACCTCTGGAGAACTCTCTCGCTTGATCGATGCGCTACTCAAAGATGAAAAAACACTTCTGGTCATCAGCACTGATCTGAGTCATTTTTACACCGAAGAGGAAGCCAATGCGCTTGATCAGGCTTGCATCGATGCTATCTCACATCTTGATCTTCACGCCCTAACGCACGGCTGTGAAGCGTGTGGCATAACAGGCGTAAAAGCAATGGTTCAAAGCGCACTTACACGCAATTTTCAAGCCCATTTTTTAGATTACCGCACAAGTTTTGCACGCAGTAACGATGCGAGTCGCGTGGTCGGTTATGCCTCGTTTGTGCTGGGATAA
- the amrS gene encoding AmmeMemoRadiSam system radical SAM enzyme has product MNYFKTEGSRLVCLLCAHYCHLKEGQSGICGVNKNVDGAIKNLVYGFPVALYVDPVEKKPLYHFLPDTRALSLGTIGCNFVCPFCQNWSISQEKKLHVKEFITPEQIVEMALKYECASIAYTYNEPTIFYPYAHDIALLAHERGIKNIFVTNGFESSEVLDDMKGIIDAANVDLKSFNHDYYKKELGGGLETVLETLKHFKRNGIWVEVTTLIIPSKNDSDAELGAIASFIAKELGEETPWHISAFHPDYHELSLSATPIETLKRAETLGKEAGLKHIYIGNAGLENPTRCVTCNAVLIKRYRFDVMENHLIKDARCPTCKTKLAGVFDE; this is encoded by the coding sequence ATGAACTACTTTAAAACGGAAGGTTCACGTTTAGTTTGCTTGCTCTGCGCACATTACTGCCACCTCAAAGAGGGACAAAGCGGCATCTGTGGTGTCAATAAAAACGTAGACGGCGCCATCAAAAATCTGGTGTACGGCTTTCCTGTGGCGTTGTATGTTGACCCTGTTGAGAAAAAACCGCTGTACCATTTTTTACCCGACACCCGAGCGCTCTCCTTAGGAACCATTGGCTGTAACTTCGTCTGTCCTTTTTGTCAAAATTGGAGTATTTCCCAAGAAAAAAAGTTACATGTAAAAGAGTTTATTACCCCAGAGCAAATCGTAGAGATGGCGCTCAAATACGAATGTGCCTCCATCGCCTACACCTACAATGAACCAACCATTTTTTACCCATACGCCCATGATATCGCTCTTTTGGCGCATGAACGAGGCATCAAAAATATCTTCGTTACGAACGGTTTTGAATCATCCGAAGTGCTTGACGACATGAAAGGCATCATCGACGCGGCAAATGTCGATCTAAAATCATTCAACCACGACTACTACAAAAAAGAGCTTGGAGGAGGGCTTGAAACGGTTTTAGAAACCCTCAAACATTTCAAGCGTAACGGCATTTGGGTCGAAGTGACCACGCTGATCATTCCATCAAAAAACGACTCAGACGCAGAGCTAGGCGCCATCGCTTCGTTTATTGCCAAAGAGTTGGGAGAAGAGACGCCGTGGCATATCAGCGCGTTTCATCCCGATTACCACGAACTTTCTCTTTCCGCCACACCGATAGAGACGCTCAAACGCGCCGAAACGCTCGGCAAAGAAGCAGGGCTCAAACACATCTACATCGGCAATGCCGGACTTGAGAACCCAACACGGTGCGTTACATGTAACGCGGTTTTGATTAAGCGCTACCGCTTTGATGTGATGGAAAACCATCTGATCAAAGATGCGCGCTGTCCTACATGTAAAACCAAACTCGCAGGAGTTTTTGATGAATAA
- the amrA gene encoding AmmeMemoRadiSam system protein A: MQNVILSIAKQAIKDGLEHTSTIDTNALLKHYPEFSKPKATFVTLTLDGQLRGCIGSLIAHRPFLDDLIYNAKAAAFDDPRFYPLSSEEFLHVSIEVSLLSAPESVEYSDTTDLKSKITVGEDGIILQKGARKATFLPQVWEQLPTFELFFSHLCQKAGLDAHCLESHPDISRYRVKKVK, translated from the coding sequence ATGCAAAACGTGATCCTATCTATTGCAAAACAAGCCATCAAAGACGGCTTGGAGCACACTTCGACTATCGATACAAACGCCCTTCTGAAACACTACCCTGAATTTTCCAAACCCAAAGCGACCTTTGTAACGCTTACTCTTGATGGTCAGCTTCGTGGCTGCATCGGCTCACTTATCGCGCATCGACCCTTTTTGGACGACCTCATTTACAACGCCAAAGCCGCCGCGTTTGATGACCCACGTTTTTATCCACTCAGTTCTGAAGAGTTTTTACATGTAAGCATTGAAGTCTCGCTTTTAAGTGCGCCAGAAAGCGTGGAATACAGCGATACAACCGATCTCAAATCCAAAATTACCGTGGGAGAAGATGGCATTATTCTTCAAAAAGGGGCGCGAAAAGCGACTTTTTTACCCCAAGTTTGGGAGCAACTGCCTACGTTTGAACTCTTTTTTTCCCATCTCTGCCAAAAAGCAGGACTGGACGCACATTGCTTAGAAAGCCATCCTGACATTTCACGTTACAGGGTTAAAAAGGTGAAATAA
- a CDS encoding DUF6622 family protein: MMAILEHTPLWVYFLFSVLVILGWMQSKDRIVPYFRAFIVPCMMMLLSIYGVVSAFGMSMGIVAWSLGMIIVLALGIRVRILYNAIFMEERNAFAVKGSWFWLCVMMVIFGLKFAVSVAFARELAMVYEPWFMLSISLCYGLLSGLFLVRMVILWKIKSLHVKH; the protein is encoded by the coding sequence ATGATGGCGATTTTGGAGCACACCCCATTGTGGGTTTATTTTCTTTTTAGCGTGTTAGTGATTTTAGGATGGATGCAGAGCAAGGATCGTATTGTGCCCTATTTTCGCGCATTCATCGTGCCTTGCATGATGATGCTTTTGTCTATTTATGGGGTTGTTTCCGCCTTTGGGATGAGTATGGGCATTGTGGCGTGGAGTCTTGGAATGATCATTGTGCTAGCACTTGGCATTCGCGTCAGGATTTTGTATAACGCTATTTTTATGGAAGAGCGTAATGCGTTTGCGGTGAAAGGCAGTTGGTTTTGGCTTTGCGTGATGATGGTGATCTTTGGACTCAAATTTGCGGTGAGTGTTGCCTTCGCGAGAGAGTTAGCCATGGTGTATGAGCCTTGGTTTATGCTGAGTATCAGCCTGTGTTATGGACTTTTGAGCGGTCTTTTTCTTGTGCGCATGGTGATTTTATGGAAGATCAAAAGCTTACATGTAAAACATTAA
- a CDS encoding AraC family transcriptional regulator codes for MESTERHRRQSASGEIYTLLKAQLRYTFAMKTTLLSDTAFENIADSTSSFSCHFHDTYTIGLTHHGMFTSLHEHKITQAYERSARIINPGEIHGGDSHAWQYTNFYPSIELLSTLYEQMYGEKKMPIFEKHIIQDDELYARLLLFFQAVYANETAMLLESKLIAALSYLIAHYAHQTSPYPFTCKDPKAMSMVVEYIHDNIASDISLDALAGTAKVSKYHFLRLFTHHTGLTPHQYILAQRVCKAKTLVLEGESLSLAGLHAGFSDQSHFIRTFRKIYGYSPKTLLQKSNFILYT; via the coding sequence GTGGAATCGACTGAGCGGCATCGAAGGCAAAGCGCAAGCGGTGAAATTTACACGCTATTAAAAGCACAATTGCGTTATACTTTTGCCATGAAAACCACGTTACTCAGCGACACGGCGTTTGAAAATATCGCCGATTCGACCAGTAGTTTTTCCTGCCACTTTCACGACACCTACACGATTGGGCTAACGCATCATGGCATGTTTACGTCTCTTCATGAGCATAAAATCACCCAAGCCTATGAGCGTTCGGCGCGCATCATTAACCCTGGTGAAATTCACGGTGGGGATTCACACGCGTGGCAATACACCAATTTTTACCCCAGCATTGAGCTCTTAAGCACGCTTTACGAGCAGATGTACGGCGAGAAAAAGATGCCGATTTTTGAGAAACACATCATCCAAGATGATGAACTCTACGCTCGATTACTCCTCTTTTTTCAAGCGGTTTATGCTAACGAAACGGCGATGCTTTTGGAGTCCAAGCTCATCGCCGCCCTCTCCTATCTCATCGCGCATTACGCGCATCAAACCTCGCCTTATCCTTTTACATGTAAAGATCCCAAAGCGATGTCTATGGTGGTGGAGTACATTCACGACAACATCGCTTCCGACATTAGTTTAGACGCACTTGCTGGAACAGCAAAGGTGAGTAAGTACCATTTTCTAAGGCTTTTTACCCATCACACAGGGCTCACCCCGCACCAATACATCTTAGCACAGCGCGTCTGCAAAGCCAAAACGCTCGTACTCGAAGGCGAATCATTAAGCCTTGCAGGACTGCATGCCGGCTTTAGCGACCAGTCCCATTTCATCCGCACGTTTCGCAAAATTTACGGCTATTCTCCCAAAACACTGCTTCAAAAAAGCAATTTTATTCTATACACCTAA